Genomic segment of Syngnathus acus chromosome 10, fSynAcu1.2, whole genome shotgun sequence:
atctccatccattcatccatccatccatccatccatccatccatccatccatccatcgtctATGACATTTTTAAGTGAGTGCAAGTGAGCTTTTGCACTTGGGCAAAAAATAGTGTgaggttattttgtttttttgcttcaaatcCTTTGTTGTTGAGTTTGGATATTTAATCTGTTATACCCGGcttgaaattaaaacattatGAGCACATATTTTGCACGCATTTACCTCATTCAATAGCGTTTTTGTCAGTTCAGAAGTGCTGGTGCTGTGTGGCCCCTCAGTCACACTGATGAAAAATAGTGCCCCCTATAGTTACCCTATATTAGGCCACAGGCACTTATAACAAGTAAATTATAATAAAGTCTGCTcttattatatttgtatagAACTTGTAAAATGATTATGAGTCCACGCCCCAAACGTTCTCGTCATAGATTCGGTTTAACTATTTGATGATAAGGACCTGCATGATACTTAAGATGTCTTGTTCAGACTTGCTTCCCATTCGATGGCGCATGCTTGACGATTCACATTTAGTTCCGACCAGCCCAATACTTGATGTCGCGGTCCCGCCTTGTGGACGCAGCGCTGAGGCACCAAGATGCGCACCAGGCGTTCACAGTTTGGGAGGAGCTTGCCATATTCCGGCTTGTTTCTTACCACTGTCGGATGCAGACGCGCTTTGGAGAGGCGATATAAAGCGAAAGGTGAGTCTACGCACTTCGTGTGCTTTTAAACTTTTGACTGACGGCCGGTGGCACGAATCAATCCGGTAAAAGCGGCATTAGAAACTCTTTTGCATTGCTTGGTCAGCGTAACCTTAAATCAATTGTTTGTGGAAggtgtaaataataatattttattaaaaaaaaaaaaaaaagtccagatGAGATTTCTGTCgcattttatttgtgaattAATTTGCACCTGTCGAACATGCGTAAAAGGACGTATTTGAAAACGTATTTGGATGGAGAGAAATTACGCATAGAATCTGATATGGGGGCATTTTAATAACATGAAATAACTGATAGCTGTATGCAGGGGCTTCGCTCCAGCAGGTGCATTGGACAGATCAGCACATTGTTTGGACATCAAGGTTGATGAGAGCAGATCAGAGAAGGATGTGTTAACACGCTGTCGCTGTTTGGAAAAGTGTTCGTGTCGCCTGCAGCTTGCCCGTTTTGATACAAACATAAGAGAGGACACACACAAGTTATTGGATGCTACATTTCCTCTTACGATTACATCATGAGTTTTAATATAAACAAGCAAATGTAGCGCACATGTGATAACCCAAATGGAAATAGCGATACAGTTTACCTTGCGTAATACAGCCTTATCAAAATGTCAACCAAGCTGCATGTTTCTCTGAAACAAACCAGAAATTATAAAGTGCTCCATAAAAGTAAACCAATCagtaacattgtttttttgtgctgttCATTTTTATAATGATAAATGCTATTTCAATgcccaaaatctttttttttttattgctgatCTAATGGTGCATTAGAATGACTGACATCATCATTGTTTCCTGTAGCCTATAAACTGGCGAGGCTGGTGTCAAAACATTAACAAGGCAGACAgtagtgtaaaaaaataacaaaggtAACACTATACAGTGGCAGGTTTGTGCATACAAAACATCTCATTTTCACCTGATTATGTCGCGCTAAAGAGCTTATTTCATTTGGAGTGAAGGCAGCTGAAATTAAATGCAATTGCAGCAAGAGGCATGAGCGGTTTTATCATGCAGTTTTTTCAAACGAAAAAGAAAACTATATactacatacagtatatgttGGATTAAGTGGTTATGCAATAGGGTTAGGGGGTGGGGGATTCAGAAAATATCCACCTTATTTACTTCATCATATCTGGATTGGAATGCTTGAGATTGTTTCATTTGAGAGCATTTTGCGTTGTGAGGGAAACAGCAATGGGATTCAGTTGGAAACAAACAGCATGAGAGATGTTTAGGTGACCCACATTCAAATCAACGAGGATTAGGTTCACTTACAGTTTGCGGAGTTTGAATCTGGAAGGCCACTGAGGGATTAGGACTAAAAATTGTCATTGTTTGTTCAGGATAAACACCCTGATGATTTGGATTGTGTCCTGAACATGAAGTCTTGAGTCATGCTGCAAGATTTCAGTGCAGTAAAAATGACAGTAATTGGTATGGAGGAACAAATATCCTTGCAGTGACTTCCCTTGTTGTCTTCTGTCCTTACCAGAAGCAAGGCGGGCCTGATTCCCTCTCAGGTGTTTGCATAACCTAAAGAAGGAATGAGCCCCCCAggtacatccaacagcacaggaGAATGGGAGCCTGATGAAACGGACATGTGGATTATTTCCAACGGAAGCATGGATTTAAACCATCATGGTTTCCACACGGACATAACCAAACACATCTGGGTGCAGATCACCCTCATCACAGCTTATTCCCTCATCATCCTGCTGGGGCTTCTCGGGAACGCGCTGGTCATCTACATAATCATCCGCTACAGGAATATGCGAACAGTCACCAACTTCTTCATTGCCAACTTGGCCCTTGCAGACTTGCTGGTGGACACTCTGTGCCTTCCCTTCACGCTGGTATACACCCTGCTGGATGAGTGGAAGTTCGGTGCCGTGCTGTGCCACATGGTGCCCTTCGCTCAGGCCTTGAGCGTGCACGTGTCCATCCTGACCCTGACCATCATCGCCTTGGAGCGTTACCGCTGCATCGTCTTCTACCTGGGCCAACGCCTCACGTGGCACTCCAGCTTCCTCATCATGGCTTTCACTTGGACTATCTCGGCGGTCCTGGCGGCACCCTTGGCCATCTTCAGAGAGTACCGCTACGAAGAGATCCCCTCCATTAATCTGCACTTTCCCGTATGCTCCGAGAAGTGGCCTCACGGGACCAGCAGGGACGGCGTCATCTATAGCCTCTCCATGCTGCTCCTACAGTACATTATCCCTCTAGCAATCATCAGCTATGCTTATATTTGCATCTGGGTCAAGCTGAAGAATCACATCAGCCCGTGTACTCGCAATGATGCCATCGCGCGCCGCCAAAAGACTACCAAGATGTTAgctctggtggtggtggtgtttgCCATCTGCTGGCTGCCCTACCATGTCTTTCAGCTGGCCAGCGATCTGGACCTGGTTCTCATGTTCAAGGAGTATAAACTGATATACACCGTGTTCCATATTGTGGCTATGTGTTCCACCTTTGCTAACCCGCTCCTCTACGGCTGGATGAATAAAAACTACCGGAATGGATTCTTAATGGTCTTCCGCTGTGAGGATAAGCCGGATTCTTTCCACCCCGAGGGCTCCTTCAGGACTCGCTCTACGAGGCGGCTGACGCTCAACGGCCGTAACGGCGGACACCCGCCGACTGCTGTGTGAGATGCCGGAAGACATTTCCACATGTTGCAATTTTGCGGCACTCGCGGTACAAAGTAGGCATGGGCATTTCACCGACTTTActtgatattttttcaataGGACTGGAGGATCAATCTCTCTCTGTGAATGTTCTGAACTCCTCTTTCCATGTCATCATTGTATCAAGCCGCCTGCAGGGGCATATTTGGGGTTCTGAGAGCCCGCCACATCAGTGCActgcaaataaatgtgaatattAAAGTTGATCATAACTAAAGTATAAATCTGACAAAATTCTCCGATTTCCTCGAGTGGACATAATGCAAAATGCTCACATCTTTGTGGTAAAACCCGTTGCTTGTTCCTCTCCACTTCATCTCTGCTCTATCCTGACAGCGGCGCTGCCGCTACTGACAAGAGCGTC
This window contains:
- the npy7r gene encoding neuropeptide Y receptor Y7, coding for MSPPGTSNSTGEWEPDETDMWIISNGSMDLNHHGFHTDITKHIWVQITLITAYSLIILLGLLGNALVIYIIIRYRNMRTVTNFFIANLALADLLVDTLCLPFTLVYTLLDEWKFGAVLCHMVPFAQALSVHVSILTLTIIALERYRCIVFYLGQRLTWHSSFLIMAFTWTISAVLAAPLAIFREYRYEEIPSINLHFPVCSEKWPHGTSRDGVIYSLSMLLLQYIIPLAIISYAYICIWVKLKNHISPCTRNDAIARRQKTTKMLALVVVVFAICWLPYHVFQLASDLDLVLMFKEYKLIYTVFHIVAMCSTFANPLLYGWMNKNYRNGFLMVFRCEDKPDSFHPEGSFRTRSTRRLTLNGRNGGHPPTAV